In Alkalimarinus alittae, the DNA window TTAATGGTAATTAAAAACAAAACGCACCAAGTATCAGCATGATCTGTGCCATTCAAGGGTAGGTTGCACCCATAAGGCGCAAAAATAGAAAATAAAGGTGTTTAATGTAGTCAGAAAGGTGCATTAAATTGAGCAACATGAATATGTGCTCGGTGACCATAGCATTGAACGTGAATGTAAGGCCATGTTATAGAATGTTTTTACTCAGGCACTGTTACCGTCACAACCTGTTCTGGCGGTACCACTACCGACGTCTCTTGAGTTTCTGAGGGTTCTACAACGGTATCATCAATACCATTTTCAAGATTGTTAAAATGATTCTTCATATATTCTTTCTGCACTCTTTTGTACGCTTTTTCTGCCTCTAGCATCAACTGTAGGTACAGACGAATATGTTTTTTTTCTCTAATGAAACTGAATAAGCGTTTATTAGCAGAAACATCCATAAGTCCTTGGTATATTTTTCGATCTAAGTTTTGGTTGTAACTCGTTAATCTTCGGCAGCGCCAAGCAAGCCCATCTTGCCCCTCGAGCAACATAATATGATTAAGTGCTCTAAACTCTAGTTTTTTACGCTCTTGTAGCAGTTCGTAGTATGTTGGTTCAGAAATAAAAAACCGCCTAAATGTTTTAATTGAAAAACAAAGCGTAATAAAAAGTAAACCAAACGCACTCCCACCTACCCAAGCAGGGACTAGCCCCAAAACGCCTGCGCAAAAAACGATAAATTCAATACAGCAGATAAAAAGCCAATAATCACGGCTTCGCTTAGCAATGGCTACAGAGCGGTTGTCAGGGTAATCATCAAGCAGCAACCAGTCGTAATTAACGTTGAGTAACGTCTGACAATCAGCAAGAAGTTTTTTTCGTGCATGCTGCTTATTCCGTAACTCTGCTACCCGTTTAAACTCAGCATTTTCTTGCTCTTTACGCTTTTTTTCCAAGTCTAATTCTTTAGTGGTTGTTGGCCTATACGCTGCCGCACCAGAAACAGCACTATTGGAAGCGCTGCCTTCAACCTTAGTTTGTTTTACCTGCTCATTATCCATTTATGCACTTCATTTTTGTTAAGGTACTTATTACTGTATCGTTCACAGCTCGCTGATCTTTAAGTGTTTTTCAAAATTGATTAGTGTCAGACCATTAAACATGAAGCATTGTTACGATAATATGAAGTAAAACTCTTTAATAGTTCAGTGTCATTTTCACAGAAAGCTGACTATAAATAAGATAATAAAAGCAAATAAACCAGAGGACTAGCAATGACTACATCATCGCTTTTAGTAAGTGACTACATGAAGCCAGTCACAGAATATTTTTCGCCTGACACCAGTGTCGAAGAAGTTGTTAAGACACTTGTAAAGAATAAACTGATGGGTGCTCCAGTACTCGACAAAGATAAAAAACTGGTTGGTTTTATCTCTGAAAAAGACTGCCTAAAGAAAATGCTTAATAACAGCTATTACAGCCAACATAATCATGTTGCTAGAGATATTATGCGTACAAACCCATTATCAGTCTCACCTAACACTGATATTATTAATCTAGCTGAAGAAATGTTAGGTAAGCGACCTAAACTGTACCCTGTAGTAGAGAACGATGAAGTGATTGGCATTATTACACGCGCAGATGTTCTAAGAGCGCTTGGCACGACACCTAAGGTAAAGCATTAGTTGATTAAATGAGGTTTGCCTGATAAATGCTAAGTTTATCACTGATGAGCTGAGGGGTTTTATCTTGCCTTACCGTAAGAAAGAACGCTTCAGCTTCTGGAAACTCTCGCGATAAATACCGCAACCACTGCTTTATTCGCCCAGTTGCATGTTTCTCGCCCATTTTCTCAAGAGTATTGTTAAAAAACTCTATTAGTAATGCGACAACCTCTGGCCAAACAAGAGGTGTAAAAAGCTCGCCATCTACCAATAGTTTGCACTGTTTGGCTAAGTTCGGGTTACTTATAAGGCCCCGCCCTATCATGACATCGCTGCATTGGCTCTGTTCTTTACATCGCAAATAATCCTCTACGCTCCATACCTCACCATTCGCGACAACCGGTAGATTGACCACTTCTCGTATTCTGGCTATCCAATCCCAATAGGCGGGAGGCCTGTAACCTTCAGTTTTGGTTCTTGCGTGTACAATCAACTCATCAGCGCCCGCCTCTTCTATTGCCGAAGCACATGCTAAAGCAAGAGATTTATCTTCATAACCTAATCTCATTTTAGCGGTTAATGGCGTACCGTCTTGTAAGCCTGCTTTTACCGCCTTAACAATATTGAATAAGTTTTCTGGGTCTGTCAGCAATACAGCGCCCCCATTGCTCTTATTAACCGTTTTTGCGGGACAACCAAAGTTAAGGTCGATTGCGGGAGCCCCTAAGGATGCGGCTAATGCTGCATTTTCTGCCAAACAAACAGGGTCACTGCCCAAAAGTTGCATCCTAACAGGCACCCCTGCGAGGGTTTTCCCGCCATTAAGTAACTCTGGACTAGCACGATAAAATACTTTTTTGGGCAATAGCGTGTTAGTAATTCTGACAAATTCAGTCACGCACACATCAATACCGCCGACTCGCGTCAGTATTTGGCGC includes these proteins:
- a CDS encoding tRNA dihydrouridine synthase, which encodes MRIFLAPMDGLTDDIMRQILTRVGGIDVCVTEFVRITNTLLPKKVFYRASPELLNGGKTLAGVPVRMQLLGSDPVCLAENAALAASLGAPAIDLNFGCPAKTVNKSNGGAVLLTDPENLFNIVKAVKAGLQDGTPLTAKMRLGYEDKSLALACASAIEEAGADELIVHARTKTEGYRPPAYWDWIARIREVVNLPVVANGEVWSVEDYLRCKEQSQCSDVMIGRGLISNPNLAKQCKLLVDGELFTPLVWPEVVALLIEFFNNTLEKMGEKHATGRIKQWLRYLSREFPEAEAFFLTVRQDKTPQLISDKLSIYQANLI
- a CDS encoding CBS domain-containing protein; the protein is MTTSSLLVSDYMKPVTEYFSPDTSVEEVVKTLVKNKLMGAPVLDKDKKLVGFISEKDCLKKMLNNSYYSQHNHVARDIMRTNPLSVSPNTDIINLAEEMLGKRPKLYPVVENDEVIGIITRADVLRALGTTPKVKH